The window CGGTACATCCCGCACACGGGACATGATACTGCACCACAGACCGAACCACCACCATATGCTGTGTTCAAACCACCTCCGGTTACCAGCCCcggtgtgtgttttctaaaagcagcagcacaaaagAGGCAATTTTACAGAATTCACCCAAAAGTGACACAAAGGAGCAGGAGGCCACCCAGCGCACAAAGACCTGATCAGATAACCGTCTGGGTAAAACATCTGGGCTCCTGCTGTGAAACTGCACCGTCTTTACTTTAATATAATAACCATTAACCTCAAGAACCTGCTTCCTGTCTGCAAAGCGTGAATTGTTTCATTCCTTATGAGAGGAGATGCCTGTAGTCGCTCCATCGTGCGCGCCTCGGCTGCTGTTGGTTACACGCCCTGAATGAGCCTGGTCCGCTCAGCAATAGGAAAAAACTGCAGAATTTAACCCACTACCTCCCTGTCTGAACGGAATCCCGAGAAAAACACcagtttatttataatataattcATAAAGCGTGATGATAATTACCTTTGTCAAGCCTCGGTTCCGAAAATCTCTGGACTGGGAGGGGCTCAGGAGTTATGCTTTCTGGAaatctcctttttctccctttaCTTCATTAATCTCGTCCACCCCATCACCCCCAGCCCGGCAACAACAGACTTCAACGGGACCAGAACGGGAGCAGCTGGAGAGTTTTCGGTTGATCTCGGGTTTGTGGACCATTTGTGATCGGCGGTCCTCGGGACGCCTCGGTAAAAACCGTCAATTCTGGCTCGAAGCCACAAGCAGCCACTCTGCAGTTCATCCTCAGGCCACAAATACACGactcctccatccatccatcgatcTATGTATCCAGTCTGTTCTGATAAAGTGGATGAGTGTGTTATTGCCTGTCTGCAGGATCAGTGTCAGTCATCTGTCCCTGCCCTATATGACCCCTATATGACCCCTAATGACCCCACAGTTCTGCTGTAATTGTTAGAAACCTGATTAATCAGATGTTAATTTGGACTTTGGCAACTTGTGAGGGACATTTTTCACTCTCGttgtaattaaaacaaatgagtgCAGCCTTACactgacagctgttttcagaaatCAGCTCTTACTCCGTTTATTATGATAAGAAGTGTAATCACTTCCTGGAAGCTCACGCTGAAAAAGCCTTTGCAGACGCACTAAAAGCTGGTCattaataaaaactgacagAACAAAGGGTTTTCTTTATGCCTCTTTATTTCTCCCAAATGTTTCACAGTCAGTGAGATCCCAGATGAAGCGGCTCCACAGGAACAGTGAGGCACAAACATAAAGGTCCAACACAAATGACGTCCGTTTGATCTGAACACAAAGTGTCGTGGCTCAGACTGAACACAATAATAAACTGTGCTGATTTTGATTGGACACTGTTACAGGATTAAACAgcaaaaatcatgtttttacttttcctttcaaaataaaaggcagcCATAACGACAAGAATTAGAAGTTGCACTGTGGAACTGATTATTTCTGGACAATGTCAGATTCAGATGCACAAAACAGCTGGTACTTCTCACTGtgatgagataaaataaaaggtttCAAAATCCAAATTTATGGTCAATCCAGTAACACTAGGGgaataaaacacatataaaaaacaTGGAGGCCAAAGACAACATGATCACAGCttcttgttactgtttttaaatagaaaactTCACAGACTTGATTCTGATCCAACAAAAGCCGAGTTGCTTTTAGTCAAAATGAGGTCAGGCCTTTTTCAGCGTAGTCGAGAGTGGAAAACAGATTAGGCAAATATGCTTCCTGAAGCTGAGCTGGGCTGTGGGGATCTGCAGCGTGTGAGTCTCCTCACAACGTTGGCTGGCGTCTGAGAAAAAGCCtcccactgctgctgctaaacGTGACGGTGCGTCTGGGTAAAGTCGGCCTGTTTATCAGGAATTCAACGGACCAGACTCTTGCTGTGACTAAAAACTATGTTGAATCTGAATTTACTGGCGTGTAAAATATGTAGAATTGGCAGCAGGCTCTGAAACGTTTGtagaatattttcttttctccactCTTCCTTGGTAAACGGGATAATACTGACACTTTGTCTGATATAAATTCTGATAACACTGATAGAAACAGTTAACACTGATATTGGCTTGATTTCACTTTTCTGAAGTTCACATTCAGGAAACAGGCTTGAAACATCTGAGAATCTTTGACTTCACCCTGGTTTTAAACTTTAACTTCAGATTCTGTTGATTCCAGGGTTAAACTCTGACTCTGGACTGCAAACCAGCGACGGAGATTCATTTTTACAATGACTGTCAAACATGTGGCAACAGTAAGATTTACATGCCGGTCTGCACGAGGCACAACACGATCAGCAGCTGTGATTAATTTGTCCTAACGTCACTTCATTATGTCCAAGGAGACAGTAAAAGATGGTCCTATGTGATGAACGTGAAGGGTAAGTGCTTCTGATCTGTGCATTTGCTACAACAGGTCTTAGTGTGGACTGATTTTTGGGAGGTTAGTGTTATAAACTAAGTGTAAACCATGGCACATTAATTTGGTCATGTCTTTGTCATCGTTTCTCATCCTGCCGCTCTGcctacattcatctttccttcctcCATCACTTCTGGCCCCACGTTCAGTCGTCTTCTCTGCTACGTTCCTTCATTTCACGTCactattttttctctttttgtgagttttttttttcctcttgggttttttaacttcttttctttcttcgGCTCATTCTTtgttacgtttttttttttttttaatttcttttcttttctaggCATCATCTTCCACCTCTTCTTCAAACTCACCCTCCTCCTCGGCCGTGGCGTCCTGGTACTGCTGGTACTCGGACACCAGGTCGTTCATGTTGCTCTCTGCCTCGGTGAACTCCATCTCGTCCATGCCCTCGCCGGTGTACCAGTGGAGGAAAGCCTTGCGGCGGAACATGGCGGTGAACTGCTCGGAGATGCGTTTGAACAGCTCCTGGATGGCTGTGCTGTTACCGATGAAGGTGACGGCCATCTTGAGGCCGCGCGGCGGGATGTCGCAGACGGCCGTTTTCACGTTGTTGGGGATCCACTCCACAAAGTAGCTGCTGTTCTTGTTTTGGACGTTCAGCATCTGCTCGTCCACCTCCTTCATGGACATGCGGCCACGGAACACGGCGGCCACCGTCAGGTAGCGGCCGTGGCGAGGGTCGCAAGCCGCCATCATGTTCTTGGCGTCGAACACCTGCTGGGTGAGCTCAGGCACCGTCAGGGCGCGGTACTGCTGGCTCCCCCTGCTGGTCAGAGGGGCAAAGCCAGGCATGAAGAAGTGCAGACGAGGGAAGGGGACCATGTTGACCGCCAGTTTCCTCAGGTCGGCATTAAGTTGGCCAGGGAAACGCAGGCAGGTGGTCACGCCGCTCATGGTGGCTGAGACCAGGTGGTTGAGGTCGCCGTAGGTGGGTGTGGTGAGTTTGAGAGTGCGGAAGCAAATGTCATAAAGGGCTTCGTTGTCAATGCAGTAGGTCTCATCTGTGTTTTCTACCAGCTGGTGGACAGACAGCGTGGCGTTGTACGGCTCCACAACCGTATCCGATACCTGAAGACAGAGACAAGGGAAATCAACATAGACTCCATATATAACTCTATGAATGTAGAGCATTTAAAATTCAGtatatcattttgttttcccctTAAGTCAAGATGAGCAGCGTCTGCAGGGGATTGTTCCAGTAACTGATCATTTACTGTGTAGAGTTTTTGACTCTTGgctcacatttatttattttacgcCGTTCactgatggagaaacaggatGTTCGACTGTATTAGCTCTTCATTAGACACACTTGATCTAACTGGGCTCCTGATACTGATCATCATTACTTGTCAACAAGACTAATTAATTAGCCAagtcaaatggaaaatgttttaaaatcataaatcaatattaaatgtaaaacGGAACAAGAACAAACTGGGGGATTAATTCCATTACACTTAGGTATTTAAGTCTAAATCAGATAAACACTATTTCATGTGCTACCTTAGGAGAGGGCACCACACTGAAGGTATTCATGATACGGTCGGGGTACTCCTCCCGGATCTTGCTGATGAGCAGGGTGCCCATGCCGGAGCCGGTGCCTCCTCCCAGGGAATGTGTGAGCTGGAAACCCTGCAGGCACTCGCAGCTCTCAGCCTCTTTCCTCACCACATCCAGAACCGAATCCACCAGCTCCGCCCCCTCCGTGTAGTGACCTTTGGCCCAGTTGTTTCCTGCTCCACTTTgacctgggaaaaaaaaaatatatatatatatatatatatatatatatatataaaattgtaTGGAAATGTTGCATAATAATCCTCTCCACATGACGTGATGCCTTAACTCTTCAGTGCACGAAACAGACCAGGTGGCACAGACAGAATGATGTTTATATTTGACAACAAAATGGAAATCACAGCCTTTTACCTCTTTATTCTTTTCATAACTTTTCTGTCATGTTAATGTTGAAAAGTGCAAAAAGCAAAAGGCAACACTGGTCTTTTAAAACTGCTTCAAGTATCCTATCACTAAGTCAAAGTCAGTACAGCGAGGGCCAGCCTGGTTTCATACAAGAGGACTGAGGCTGTCAATGCCATATAGGACAGTCAGCCGAGCTATATTTGTCACATGAAGGGGACAGGACCAAAACCACAAAATGGGGACACCCAGAGTTCATCCCTCAGCTGGAGTCAAGACCCCACTTGCAGCAGCTTCCCAAGTCTGAAGAGGCTAAACCTCCAGCAACACATGTCAGAAGATGTTAGACTACAAGCcccactgacctctgacctcctctCCATCTGGGTGTGTTCTTACCAAAGACAAAGTTGTCAGGTCTGAAGATTTGACCAAAGGGTCCAGAGCGGACTGAGTCCATTGTGCCTGGTTCCAGATCTACTAGGATGGCTCTGGGCACATACTTCccacctgtgcacacacacacaaacacacaagtaaacacaacatATCTGTTTATCATTGCAGACATAATAAATAAccacaaaagaaacagaaaactgaaacacacaggttTAAATACAGACAACTCTAATTATGCTAATATCACGCCAGTCACCCAATTCTGTAACTCGAATTTAAGGAGAAATTTTCTCACTTTATCAAATTATCAAGAAAACTGTGAACATCTCATTTAGCTGCTGTTAGAGATACTGAGTAATGAAAAATGAACCACGTGTTCTTCAGTTTTATCACCATCCAGCTCATGTTTGGGTGTGTTGCCTCATGtggccactagatggagccaAGCATTACAAAACTACAGAAAGCAGCTGTCTCATCTCAAAGTGCTTAACCACATGGCCTGTCTTCAGATCATTAATACACTGTGACCCTTTACTGAGCCTGATCTGACAACAAACAGAACTTTCAGTTTTTAGCTGCTGAATAAATCTGCGATGATTCATGTGCTTTTCATAGTTCAGACCAGTGGTAGGCAACGTTATGACGTAAATCCTATTTAAATCCTTATTTTAttgcaacagcagcactgttCTTGTTTGGAAAACATTAATTCTAAGTCTTAGTGCAACACAGTTATCGATATGTCTGCACTTGCTTATAATCCTAAAATGAACACTTTTATAAATCtgtaattaataaaaatcaaaagcCAGTCAGCATGGCATCAGTCTACCTTCGTTCCGATCACTGTAAAGATTATGTTTAGATTTAGGAAAGGGGAAGGACCCATCTACAGGTAAATGACTTTATGTCACCCAGAACCTGCTCCTGAGTCTTAGTATCTAAGAGCAACCCTAGTTTAAAACTCAGCCCTCAGCACGTGTCAGGACGTACTTACCAGTGGCTTCATTGTAATAAACGCTGATCCTGTCC of the Mastacembelus armatus chromosome 11, fMasArm1.2, whole genome shotgun sequence genome contains:
- the LOC113126035 gene encoding tubulin beta chain-like, yielding MREIVHIQAGQCGNQIGAKFWEVISDEHGIDPTGTYHGDSDLQLDRISVYYNEATGGKYVPRAILVDLEPGTMDSVRSGPFGQIFRPDNFVFGQSGAGNNWAKGHYTEGAELVDSVLDVVRKEAESCECLQGFQLTHSLGGGTGSGMGTLLISKIREEYPDRIMNTFSVVPSPKVSDTVVEPYNATLSVHQLVENTDETYCIDNEALYDICFRTLKLTTPTYGDLNHLVSATMSGVTTCLRFPGQLNADLRKLAVNMVPFPRLHFFMPGFAPLTSRGSQQYRALTVPELTQQVFDAKNMMAACDPRHGRYLTVAAVFRGRMSMKEVDEQMLNVQNKNSSYFVEWIPNNVKTAVCDIPPRGLKMAVTFIGNSTAIQELFKRISEQFTAMFRRKAFLHWYTGEGMDEMEFTEAESNMNDLVSEYQQYQDATAEEEGEFEEEVEDDA